CGGTAGATATTCTAGTCATTGACTCGGTAGCAGCTTTAGTTCCAAAAGCTGAAATTGAAGGTGAAATGGGAGATGCTCACGTAGGCTTGCAGGCTCGTCTTATGTCTCAGGCATTGCGTAAATTATCCGGAGCAATCAGCAAATCAAAAACAATTGCTATTTTCATTAACCAGATCCGTGAAAAAGTAGGAGTTATGTTCGGTAATCCTGAAACAACTCCAGGCGGACGCGCTCTGAAGTTTTATTCTTCGGTGCGTTTAGAGGTTCGCCGTGCTGAAACGCTGAAACAGGGCAATGAGATGGTCGGCAATAAAACCAAAATCAAAGTTGTCAAAAACAAAGTTGCACCTCCTTTCCGTGTTGCAGAAGTTGACATTATGTACGGGGAAGGCATCTCTAAAGAAGGCGAAATCATTGATCTAGGAACAGATATTGATATTGTTCAAAAGAGCGGTTCATGGTATTCGTACAATGAGGAGCGTTTAGGACAGGGAAGAGAAAACGCAAAAATCTTCCTAAAGGAGAATCCTAGCATCCGCTTAGAGATTCAGGGGAAAATCCGCAGCCACTACGGCTTGGATGAAGTTGCAGTTGCTCCAGATGGACAAGAAGAATTAGATTTACTGGAAGATTAAAAAGAGGCGATTATCGCCTCTTTTTTGTATGTGAAAAGTAAAAATACACGATACAATGGAGAGACAATCCTGACTTTTCCTGTTCAAGAAATGTAAGGCAATGCCTGAAAATTCTCAATTGCTTTAGAAACGCCAGAATGACAGGCTTGACAAGAAAATTTCACACATTTACAATTAGGGTGTATTATTATTTTGTTAGAACTTTTAGCGAGGCACTATGAAAGCAAATGTTGATCTGTGCAGCAGGATTGCTGCAAGGTCTCCATGAAACCCTTAAGCTTTGTGCTGTATGTTGAAGAACGTTATGCAATATACATGCCGACACTTAAATCTAGCAAGAACCAAGTTCATAGCAAGAGGAGGTGAAATGATGGATCCCATTACAATGATCATCTCCATTTTGCTTGGCCTAATCGTCGGTGCAGTTGTTGGCTATTTTGTTCGTAAATCCATTGCAGAAGCGAAAATTGCCGGTGCGAAAGGAACTGCTGAGCAAATTCTTGAAGATGCGAAGCGTGATGCTGAAGCGACGAAGAAAGAAGCGTTGCTTGAGGCAAAGGATGACATTCACAAGCTTCGGACAGAAGCAGAGCAAGAAATTCGTGAACGACGAAATGAGCTGCAAAAACAAGAAAATCGCTTATTACAAAAAGAAGAGAATCTTGATCGTAAGGATGAATCTTTAGACAAGCGCGAGAACATGCTTGAGAAAAAAGAAGATTCTCTAAATGAAAGACAACAGCATATTGAAGAGATGGAAAGCAAAGTGGACGAGATGGTGCGTAAACAGCAATCAGAGCTTGAGCGTATTTCCAGCTTGACTCGTGATGAGGCAAAACAGATCATTCTCGAAAAGGTTGAAAATGAGCTTTCGCATGATATCGCTGTAACTGTTAAAGAAAGCGAAAACCGTGCGAAAGAAGAAGCGGATAAACGAGCGAAAGAAATACTTTCCCTTGCAATCCAGCGTTGTGCAGCAGATCATGTAGCTGAA
The window above is part of the Metabacillus dongyingensis genome. Proteins encoded here:
- the recA gene encoding recombinase RecA — its product is MSDRQAALDMALKQIEKQFGKGSIMKLGEQTDRKISTSPSGSLALDTALGVGGYPRGRIIEIYGPESSGKTTVALHAIAEVQQKGGQAAFIDAEHALDPVYAQKLGVNIDELLLSQPDTGEQALEIAEALVRSGAVDILVIDSVAALVPKAEIEGEMGDAHVGLQARLMSQALRKLSGAISKSKTIAIFINQIREKVGVMFGNPETTPGGRALKFYSSVRLEVRRAETLKQGNEMVGNKTKIKVVKNKVAPPFRVAEVDIMYGEGISKEGEIIDLGTDIDIVQKSGSWYSYNEERLGQGRENAKIFLKENPSIRLEIQGKIRSHYGLDEVAVAPDGQEELDLLED